A single Gambusia affinis linkage group LG22, SWU_Gaff_1.0, whole genome shotgun sequence DNA region contains:
- the LOC122824840 gene encoding heparan sulfate glucosamine 3-O-sulfotransferase 5, with translation MLFKQQALLRQKLFVLGSLVIGSVLYLVARVGTLDRLQPICPIESRIHPSEPEQIPLRALQFKRGLLHELRKGNASKEQIRLHNLVQQLPRAIIIGVRKGGTRALLEMLNLHPAVVKASQEIHFFDNDKNYARGIGWYRGKMPFSLPHQITIEKSPAYFITEEVPERIFKMNSSIKLLIIVREPTTRAVSDYTQVLEGKERKNKTYHKFENLAIDANTCEVNTKYKAVRTSIYTKHLERWLKYFPVEQFHIVDGDRLITDPLPELQLVESFLNLPSRISQYNLYFNATRGFYCLRFNIVFNKCLAGSKGRIHPEVDPSVVTKLQKFFHPFNQKFYQVTGRTFNWP, from the exons ATGCTATTCAAACAGCAGGCACTGCTGAGACAGAAGCTCTTCGTTCTGGGCAGCCTCGTAATTGGAAGTGTCCTCTATCTGGTGGCCAGGGTTGGGACTTTGGATAG gttACAACCCATTTGCCCCATTGAGAGCAGAATTCACCCATCTGAGCCGGAGCAAATCCCTCTTCGTGCACTGCAGTTTAAACGCGGGCTGCTTCACGAACTACGCAAGGGCAATGCCTCCAAAGAGCAAATCCGCCTGCACAACCTGGTCCAGCAGCTGCCTCGGGCCATCATCATTGGCGTTCGCAAGGGGGGCACCCGTGCCCTGCTGGAAATGCTCAACCTGCACCCAGCCGTGGTCAAGGCTTCGCAGGAGATCCACTTCTTCGACAACGACAAAAACTACGCCCGCGGAATTGGCTGGTACAGGGGTAAAATGCCCTTCTCCCTCCCTCATCAGATCACAATTGAGAAGAGCCCTGCCTACTTCATCACAGAGGAGGTTCCCGAGCGCATCTTCAAGATGAACTCTTCCATCAAGCTGCTGATTATCGTCCGAGAGCCCACCACCAGAGCCGTGTCCGACTACACCCAAGTGCTTGAGGGCAAGGAGCGCAAAAACAAGACTTACCACAAGTTTGAAAATCTGGCCATCGACGCCAACACGTGCGAAGTGAACACCAAATACAAAGCCGTTCGCACCAGCATCTACACAAAACACCTGGAGCGCTGGCTCAAGTATTTCCCTGTGGAGCAGTTCCACATAGTAGACGGGGATCGGCTCATTACAGACCCGCTgccagagctgcagctggtcGAGAGCTTCCTGAACCTCCCCTCCAGGATTAGTCAGTATAACCTGTACTTTAACGCCACCAGGGGATTTTACTGTCTGCGATTCAACATCGTCTTCAACAAGTGCCTGGCCGGCAGCAAGGGCCGCATCCATCCTGAGGTGGACCCGTCTGTAGTGACTAAGCTGCAGAAGTTCTTCCACCCTTTTAATCAGAAGTTTTACCAGGTCACTGGAAGAACATTTAACTGGccatga